A single window of Anaerocolumna chitinilytica DNA harbors:
- a CDS encoding NUDIX domain-containing protein, protein METWLNMDYNTKENKAITYQISRNELRKEYKMDNHDNTNWYQSVTGIVFKDNKVLLVRHTYGSGKGKLIVPGGYVNLNETPQEAVKREVFEETKVIVEPDRVVGIRFNNHDWYVAFTANYISGEAISDGKENSEAIWLDIDEALDREDVAELTKKLISCAMSESAFHEIPYEGNAKSWPYSLYGAT, encoded by the coding sequence GTGGAAACATGGCTGAATATGGATTATAATACGAAAGAAAACAAAGCCATAACCTATCAAATTAGCAGAAATGAATTGAGAAAGGAATACAAGATGGATAACCATGATAATACGAACTGGTACCAATCTGTCACAGGAATAGTATTTAAAGATAATAAAGTACTTCTGGTAAGGCATACATATGGAAGCGGTAAGGGGAAATTAATTGTTCCGGGTGGCTATGTGAATCTGAATGAAACCCCTCAAGAGGCTGTCAAAAGAGAAGTTTTTGAGGAAACTAAGGTAATTGTTGAGCCGGACAGAGTGGTTGGTATCAGATTTAATAATCATGATTGGTATGTTGCATTTACTGCAAATTATATCAGCGGAGAAGCTATATCTGATGGAAAAGAAAATAGCGAGGCCATATGGCTGGACATCGACGAAGCTCTAGACCGGGAGGATGTGGCGGAGCTTACAAAAAAATTAATCAGCTGCGCAATGTCAGAGAGTGCTTTTCATGAAATTCCGTATGAAGGTAATGCAAAAAGTTGGCCGTATTCTTTGTATGGAGCTACTTGA
- a CDS encoding GNAT family N-acetyltransferase, producing MGRLEIKNGDVYTAISIMKEVADWGRSRGFDVWLDEWLTPEELVTEEAKEEYFCVGSIDGEHACSFILQWRDSLWWPDAKDNEAAYLHKFCVRRKFAHQGMTKQVIAYIKNVCIERGVKYIRLDTGNNKEVVKQIYMDAGFKHIKTAESDKGRTMALFEMEVTA from the coding sequence ATGGGTAGATTAGAGATAAAAAACGGAGATGTCTATACTGCCATATCTATCATGAAAGAAGTAGCTGACTGGGGACGCAGTAGAGGATTCGATGTGTGGCTGGATGAATGGCTTACACCGGAAGAACTGGTAACCGAAGAAGCAAAGGAAGAATATTTTTGTGTTGGCAGTATTGACGGAGAACATGCCTGTAGTTTCATTCTGCAATGGAGAGATTCTCTCTGGTGGCCCGATGCAAAGGATAACGAAGCAGCTTATCTGCATAAATTTTGTGTCAGAAGAAAGTTTGCTCATCAAGGAATGACAAAGCAGGTAATAGCGTATATCAAAAACGTGTGTATTGAAAGAGGAGTCAAGTATATTCGGCTGGATACCGGAAATAACAAAGAAGTTGTAAAGCAGATATATATGGATGCCGGTTTTAAGCATATAAAAACAGCTGAATCTGATAAAGGAAGAACAATGGCACTATTTGAAATGGAAGTTACTGCATAG
- a CDS encoding alpha/beta fold hydrolase has translation MEYYITVEPGVRIYVNDINPQGDKPILFMHGWPANHHLFEYQYDELIQKGYRCIGMDVRGFGKSDKPVYGYDYDTSADDIRCVIETLKLCNLTLLGHSTAGAVAIRYMARHKGFGVSKLVLCAAAAPSLIERPDFPFGLKEDDVLQIIYNTYQDRPQMLADFGKMFFYQPITEAFSSWFLSLGLEAASWATAYVACAWLYETLFDDMKCVNVPTLIMHGIHDQVCKYPLGVAQHKGIKGSKFVTFEDSGHGLFYDEKDKFNCELMNFVG, from the coding sequence ATGGAATATTATATTACGGTAGAACCCGGCGTAAGGATATATGTGAATGACATAAATCCTCAGGGGGATAAACCCATCCTGTTTATGCATGGGTGGCCTGCAAACCATCATTTATTCGAGTATCAATATGATGAACTGATTCAAAAAGGATATCGTTGTATCGGCATGGATGTCAGAGGATTCGGAAAATCTGATAAACCGGTATATGGGTATGATTACGATACCTCAGCAGATGATATCCGCTGCGTAATCGAAACTTTGAAGCTGTGCAATCTTACACTGCTGGGGCATTCTACCGCAGGGGCTGTAGCAATACGTTATATGGCAAGACATAAAGGATTCGGTGTATCAAAATTGGTTTTATGTGCAGCAGCAGCTCCCAGTCTTATAGAAAGACCGGATTTCCCTTTTGGTTTGAAAGAGGATGATGTACTTCAGATTATTTATAACACATACCAAGACCGCCCTCAGATGTTAGCAGACTTTGGTAAGATGTTCTTCTATCAGCCTATAACAGAAGCTTTCTCCAGCTGGTTCCTCTCTCTGGGATTAGAAGCTGCAAGCTGGGCTACCGCTTATGTGGCATGTGCCTGGTTATATGAAACCTTATTTGATGATATGAAGTGTGTCAATGTACCAACATTAATTATGCACGGAATCCATGATCAAGTATGTAAATACCCTTTAGGAGTAGCGCAGCATAAAGGAATAAAGGGTTCTAAATTTGTTACCTTTGAAGATAGCGGACATGGGCTCTTTTATGATGAGAAAGATAAATTTAACTGTGAATTAATGAATTTTGTTGGATAA
- a CDS encoding aminoglycoside 6-adenylyltransferase: MRKESEMMELIMKKAREDDRIRAVAMDGSRANKNAVHDQYSDFDIVYFVTDVREFTKDKSWVNYFGEILILQCPMDWYLHPYDYSSSDSFTYLIQFSDGNRIDLTLIDVKNIEAERSKNEPRIILLNKDNFTALRLIENEEAFFIQPPSKMEFHNTTNEFRWLSLYIAKGLCREEFYYAKYCFDVLIMKMFLKMLNWTIGLHHDFKVTTGAHSKYLKRYLSDTDMKHVQEIFPDGSYKNIWDKLFLMYDYFHELEGEVAEYFHFICDKEESKRVREFLLNRKWNSEGEK; encoded by the coding sequence ATGCGTAAAGAATCCGAAATGATGGAATTAATTATGAAAAAAGCCAGGGAAGATGATAGAATACGCGCTGTTGCAATGGATGGCTCAAGAGCGAATAAAAATGCTGTCCACGACCAATACAGTGATTTCGATATTGTATATTTTGTAACTGATGTGCGTGAATTTACGAAAGATAAAAGCTGGGTGAATTATTTTGGCGAAATCCTTATTCTTCAGTGCCCAATGGATTGGTACTTGCATCCCTATGATTATTCCAGTAGTGATTCCTTCACATATCTGATTCAATTTTCAGATGGTAACCGTATTGATCTCACACTGATTGATGTAAAGAACATCGAAGCAGAAAGGAGCAAAAACGAGCCAAGAATCATATTGCTCAATAAGGACAATTTTACAGCATTAAGATTAATAGAGAATGAGGAGGCATTCTTTATTCAGCCCCCCTCAAAGATGGAATTCCATAACACCACCAACGAATTTCGGTGGTTGTCTTTGTACATAGCTAAGGGGTTGTGCCGGGAAGAATTCTATTATGCTAAATACTGTTTTGATGTTCTTATAATGAAAATGTTTTTGAAGATGCTAAATTGGACCATAGGATTACATCATGATTTTAAAGTAACCACTGGAGCTCACAGTAAATATTTGAAGAGGTATCTTTCAGATACAGATATGAAACACGTACAGGAGATTTTTCCGGATGGAAGTTATAAAAATATTTGGGATAAGCTTTTTCTAATGTATGATTATTTTCATGAACTGGAAGGGGAGGTAGCAGAGTACTTTCATTTTATATGTGACAAAGAAGAAAGTAAAAGGGTTAGAGAATTCCTGTTAAATCGGAAATGGAATAGTGAGGGTGAGAAATGA
- a CDS encoding S8 family peptidase: MIDETQNAVTDERYADLIVDLTRTDGIELDNRSPFLQKINEQFAVLQIPVEEITPDIMQKYGYSAMPKCYGITTYRNEIIEYSYIVQKFDLEDIKGSGILIGIVDTGIDYLNPAFINVGGTTKIRALWDQTIDNIGKEPVGFLYGSEYTAEDINIALHAQNPLETLPSRDDVGEGTAMAAIAAGNQSESSAFTGIVVNAELAVVKLKPAKKYLTEFYGIPEKAICYQQNDIMMGIKYLLQKAEQFGMPIIIGLGLSSSQGAHDGKDIMSIYLEECGKRNNVGIAVAVGNEGNQELHYYGLKQADESTSIAELNVSEGNPNFTMELWTNIQSTLSVSVLSPEGDTIYRLDSSLPPSRNEVVTYENMSLYVDLFMNETYSQKKLIVFRFQNIREGVWRFLIEEPGGVISFCHIWLPIRNFLSNDTYFLNSNQYTTISIPGNADQIVTVTSYDAITSNLAPSAGRGYTSENKPKPDIAAPGVNIVVPILDGGFYPLSGSGLAVAFTAGTMAAIMEGGTIINPTQVVNTQLLRLILTYLARRSTDLEYPNPDWGYGYIV; this comes from the coding sequence ATGATCGACGAAACACAAAATGCAGTTACGGATGAAAGGTATGCTGATTTGATAGTGGATTTGACCAGAACGGACGGGATAGAGCTGGATAATCGGAGTCCTTTCTTACAGAAAATAAATGAACAGTTTGCAGTGCTTCAAATACCGGTAGAGGAGATTACTCCGGATATTATGCAAAAATATGGATACTCTGCTATGCCTAAGTGTTATGGGATCACTACCTATCGTAATGAAATAATTGAATACTCTTATATCGTACAAAAATTCGATCTGGAAGATATCAAGGGAAGCGGCATACTAATCGGAATTGTGGATACGGGCATTGATTATTTGAACCCCGCATTCATAAATGTGGGAGGCACCACGAAAATAAGAGCTCTTTGGGATCAGACCATAGATAATATCGGCAAAGAACCGGTAGGCTTCTTATATGGTTCAGAATATACAGCGGAAGACATTAATATCGCGCTTCATGCACAAAATCCCCTGGAAACGCTGCCAAGCAGAGATGATGTTGGAGAAGGGACAGCTATGGCTGCCATTGCAGCAGGCAATCAATCGGAATCCTCCGCATTTACAGGGATTGTCGTGAATGCGGAACTGGCAGTTGTGAAACTGAAACCTGCAAAAAAATACTTAACTGAATTCTATGGCATTCCGGAAAAAGCGATTTGCTATCAGCAAAATGATATTATGATGGGAATTAAGTATCTATTACAAAAAGCGGAGCAGTTTGGTATGCCCATTATTATAGGTTTGGGGTTAAGCTCTTCCCAGGGAGCCCATGACGGTAAGGACATTATGAGCATATACCTGGAAGAGTGCGGAAAACGAAACAATGTCGGTATAGCAGTTGCTGTGGGAAATGAAGGAAATCAGGAGTTGCATTATTATGGATTAAAGCAGGCGGATGAAAGTACCAGTATAGCTGAATTGAATGTCAGTGAAGGCAATCCTAACTTTACCATGGAGTTGTGGACCAATATCCAAAGTACATTAAGTGTTTCCGTTCTATCACCGGAGGGTGATACCATTTATAGGTTGGACTCTTCCTTGCCGCCCAGTCGTAATGAAGTAGTTACCTATGAAAATATGAGTTTGTATGTGGACTTGTTTATGAATGAAACATATTCTCAGAAGAAACTGATCGTATTTCGTTTTCAGAATATAAGAGAAGGAGTTTGGCGCTTTCTAATTGAGGAACCAGGAGGTGTAATTTCCTTTTGCCATATATGGCTTCCCATAAGGAACTTTCTTTCAAATGATACCTACTTTTTAAATTCAAATCAATATACTACCATATCAATACCGGGTAATGCAGATCAGATAGTTACAGTGACCTCCTATGATGCAATTACCAGTAACCTTGCACCAAGTGCCGGAAGAGGCTATACCTCTGAAAATAAGCCCAAGCCCGATATTGCCGCACCAGGGGTAAATATCGTTGTACCAATACTTGACGGCGGGTTCTATCCGCTGTCCGGGAGCGGATTGGCGGTGGCCTTTACTGCAGGAACTATGGCGGCCATTATGGAAGGTGGTACAATAATTAATCCAACACAGGTAGTTAATACACAGTTGCTGAGGCTTATTCTTACCTATCTGGCTAGGAGAAGTACGGATTTAGAATATCCTAATCCGGACTGGGGATATGGTTATATTGTATAA
- a CDS encoding nitroreductase family protein: protein METLEAIFNRRSIRDFTDEPVVQGFLILKGFYSKNLNTGRLLQNPGKSSMYKL, encoded by the coding sequence ATGGAAACTTTAGAAGCAATCTTTAACCGGAGAAGTATTAGAGACTTTACAGACGAACCGGTTGTACAGGGTTTCCTAATATTAAAAGGATTTTATAGTAAGAACCTGAATACAGGAAGATTATTACAAAACCCTGGAAAATCATCCATGTATAAGCTATAA
- a CDS encoding AAA family ATPase: MEKPYLLVVTGRPGAGKTTFAKNLGNEIFMPVISRDQIKEGYVHTFGKKHTELPEETNGIATDIFFDTVMGLITNKVSVIVEAAFQHKLWSNRLEAFTDKARIVLLICKVDEKIALDRFLQRGLNNSRREYFHGDKGVDLARKGMELKVSPYEEPKLDVPTFYIDTTGDYNPALKELGRKILDELK; this comes from the coding sequence ATGGAGAAGCCATATTTGTTAGTGGTTACCGGGAGACCTGGTGCAGGGAAAACAACCTTTGCTAAAAATCTTGGCAATGAGATTTTTATGCCGGTAATCAGCCGGGACCAGATAAAGGAAGGTTATGTCCATACTTTTGGTAAAAAGCATACAGAACTTCCGGAAGAAACCAATGGGATAGCTACGGATATCTTCTTTGATACAGTTATGGGGTTAATAACCAATAAAGTATCTGTAATTGTTGAAGCTGCATTTCAGCATAAGCTATGGTCAAACAGGCTGGAAGCATTCACGGACAAAGCTCGTATCGTTCTGTTAATATGTAAAGTAGATGAAAAAATCGCTCTTGACAGATTTCTGCAGCGGGGTTTAAACAATTCAAGGAGAGAATATTTTCATGGTGACAAAGGCGTTGATTTGGCTAGAAAGGGAATGGAACTGAAAGTGAGTCCTTACGAGGAACCTAAGCTTGATGTACCGACATTCTATATCGATACTACAGGAGATTATAATCCAGCCCTAAAAGAACTTGGAAGAAAGATTCTAGATGAACTCAAATAA
- a CDS encoding NUDIX hydrolase, translating to MGWPTHIVAAGGYVFDKNGNILIVKTYNRGWDCTGGQIEVGENLEEGVLREILEESGVRASVRCLCGIYSNVSMNTYYDGVTPVPTKVMFDFICDYEDGNLTPSDETSDVIWVPKENVLDYITAPAPRLRFQQILDFSGKVHYCSYVTQPDFKVLSSRYL from the coding sequence ATGGGCTGGCCAACACATATTGTAGCAGCAGGAGGATATGTATTTGATAAGAACGGGAATATCCTTATCGTAAAAACTTATAATAGGGGATGGGATTGCACCGGAGGACAAATTGAAGTAGGAGAGAACCTGGAAGAAGGAGTGCTGCGGGAGATTCTTGAAGAAAGCGGGGTAAGGGCTTCTGTCAGATGTCTATGCGGTATCTATTCCAATGTAAGCATGAATACTTATTACGACGGGGTTACACCGGTTCCTACGAAAGTGATGTTTGATTTTATATGTGATTATGAGGACGGAAACCTGACACCATCCGATGAAACAAGCGATGTTATATGGGTACCCAAGGAAAATGTATTAGATTATATTACTGCGCCTGCTCCTCGATTAAGATTTCAGCAGATACTGGATTTTAGCGGAAAAGTTCATTATTGTTCCTACGTAACCCAACCTGATTTTAAAGTGTTATCATCAAGGTATCTATAA
- a CDS encoding GNAT family N-acetyltransferase codes for MIVQFNKFDKLQFEKFKDFSIHEYAKDFIKSNNYTEEMALKRAEEDMNNIIPQGLDTPNNYFFSIVNENKEDVGYIWYMLEGNKDAFLCDLYIKEEFRRKGYAGQTLERMEYEVKKLGCKTITLNVFDFNIEARGLYEKCGYKLGVIVEDGCRYLRKELN; via the coding sequence GTGATAGTACAATTTAATAAATTTGATAAATTGCAATTTGAAAAGTTTAAAGATTTTAGCATACATGAATATGCAAAGGATTTCATAAAATCAAATAATTACACAGAAGAAATGGCATTAAAAAGAGCTGAGGAAGACATGAATAATATTATTCCCCAAGGGTTAGATACACCGAATAACTATTTCTTTTCAATTGTAAATGAAAACAAAGAAGACGTAGGGTACATTTGGTATATGCTTGAGGGTAATAAAGATGCATTTTTATGTGACTTATATATAAAGGAAGAATTCCGAAGAAAAGGGTATGCTGGGCAAACACTAGAACGTATGGAATATGAAGTGAAAAAGCTTGGCTGCAAAACAATCACCTTAAATGTTTTTGATTTTAACATAGAAGCAAGAGGTTTATATGAAAAATGCGGCTATAAGCTAGGGGTAATAGTGGAAGATGGATGCAGATATTTAAGGAAAGAGTTAAACTAA
- a CDS encoding kinase to dihydroxyacetone kinase, which produces MLEYKYDTQLLIEGKNLDEDAINEYFTNNFKGDCLLAVGDEELIKIHYHTNEPWKVLEYCSSLGEIYDIVVEDMDRQSRGLQG; this is translated from the coding sequence ATGTTAGAATACAAATACGATACACAACTTCTTATTGAAGGGAAAAATTTAGATGAAGATGCTATAAATGAGTATTTTACCAATAATTTTAAAGGAGATTGTTTATTGGCAGTTGGGGATGAGGAGCTAATTAAGATTCATTACCATACAAACGAGCCTTGGAAAGTATTAGAGTATTGCTCATCATTAGGTGAAATTTATGATATAGTAGTGGAAGATATGGACAGGCAGTCCAGAGGCTTACAAGGATAA
- a CDS encoding GNAT family N-acetyltransferase, protein MNIHTKRLLLAPLGPQYLMSTHKYSSDLENTKYMMFLPNTDIEETKNFLEMAHVEWQKPNPAFYEFAILLDSQHIGAISIYINEGNTEGELGWIIGKEYWGNGYVLEAAKEIINFAKNELNIKKFIAHCDSENVASYRVMEKLGMKLESKTKGRRNKASEEEREELSYVLELA, encoded by the coding sequence ATGAATATACATACTAAAAGGTTACTGCTGGCACCGTTAGGGCCTCAATATCTTATGTCTACGCACAAATATTCAAGTGATTTGGAAAATACGAAGTATATGATGTTTTTGCCCAATACTGATATCGAAGAAACTAAGAATTTCCTGGAAATGGCACATGTAGAATGGCAAAAACCCAATCCTGCATTTTATGAATTTGCTATTCTGCTGGATAGTCAGCATATCGGCGCTATCAGTATTTATATCAATGAAGGGAATACAGAGGGTGAACTTGGCTGGATTATAGGCAAGGAGTACTGGGGGAATGGCTATGTTCTTGAAGCAGCAAAGGAAATCATAAACTTTGCAAAGAATGAGTTGAATATAAAGAAGTTCATTGCACACTGCGATAGTGAAAATGTTGCATCTTATAGAGTGATGGAGAAGTTGGGCATGAAATTGGAAAGTAAAACGAAAGGTCGTCGGAATAAGGCTTCCGAGGAAGAAAGAGAAGAACTAAGTTATGTTCTTGAGCTTGCGTAA
- a CDS encoding Y-family DNA polymerase, whose protein sequence is MKNRSYIAIDLKSFYASVECIERGLDPLTTNLVVADASRTEKTICLAVSPSLKAYGIPGRARLFEVVEKVREVNAARLLKAPGRAFSGDSFIDTEVKASPSIALNYIAAPPRMAYYIEYSTKIYNVYLKYIAPEDIHVYSIDEVLLDATDYLGTYNLSARELATKMIMDVLNTTGITATAGIGSNLYLSKIAMDIQAKHIPADSNGMRIAELDEMSYRHSLWSHQPLTDFWRVGKGYAKKLEEQGLYTMGDIARCSIGKPSDYYNEDLLYKMFGINAELLIDHAWGWEPCTITDIKAYKPSTNSIGSGQVLHSAYSYDKAKLVVREMADLLVLDLVDKRLMTDQLVLTVGYDIENLANPEIKKSYRGEITTDHYGRSVPKSAHGSINLGRHTSSTKLILDAITELFDRIVDNNLLVRRVNITANHVIDEAAVQKMESFEQLDLFTDYKTVQAKKEEEEAKLAREKKLQQAMLEIKKKHGKNAILKGMNFEEGATTVDRNKQIGGHKA, encoded by the coding sequence ATGAAGAACAGAAGCTATATAGCAATCGACTTAAAATCTTTTTACGCTTCCGTCGAGTGTATTGAACGAGGCCTTGATCCGCTGACTACTAATCTTGTAGTAGCAGACGCAAGCCGTACCGAAAAGACCATCTGTCTTGCTGTCTCTCCCTCTCTGAAAGCCTATGGAATTCCCGGCAGGGCAAGATTGTTTGAAGTTGTAGAAAAGGTCAGGGAAGTGAATGCAGCACGGCTGCTTAAAGCCCCGGGACGCGCCTTTTCCGGTGACTCTTTCATAGATACTGAAGTGAAAGCCTCACCAAGTATCGCACTGAACTATATTGCTGCTCCGCCAAGAATGGCGTATTATATTGAGTACAGTACGAAAATTTACAATGTCTATTTAAAGTACATCGCACCGGAAGATATTCATGTCTACTCAATCGATGAGGTACTTCTTGATGCCACCGATTACCTTGGCACCTACAACCTTTCAGCCCGTGAGCTTGCCACAAAAATGATAATGGACGTTCTCAATACAACCGGGATTACAGCAACAGCAGGTATTGGCTCAAATCTCTATCTTAGCAAGATTGCTATGGATATTCAGGCAAAACACATCCCTGCTGATAGTAACGGCATGCGAATTGCTGAGCTGGATGAGATGAGTTACAGACATTCTCTGTGGTCACATCAGCCGTTAACAGACTTCTGGCGGGTAGGAAAAGGATATGCCAAGAAGTTGGAAGAGCAAGGTCTCTATACGATGGGAGATATCGCAAGATGTTCTATCGGAAAGCCTTCCGATTACTACAATGAAGATTTATTGTACAAAATGTTTGGTATCAATGCGGAATTGCTGATTGATCATGCCTGGGGTTGGGAGCCATGTACGATTACAGATATTAAAGCGTATAAGCCAAGCACTAACAGCATTGGCTCAGGACAGGTGCTGCATAGTGCCTATTCCTATGACAAAGCCAAGCTGGTTGTGAGGGAAATGGCAGATCTGCTTGTACTTGATCTGGTGGATAAAAGACTAATGACTGATCAGCTTGTTTTAACCGTCGGATATGATATAGAAAATCTGGCAAATCCGGAGATAAAAAAGTCCTATCGCGGAGAAATCACCACTGACCACTATGGGCGTTCCGTACCAAAATCCGCCCATGGCTCAATAAATCTAGGAAGACACACCTCTTCTACAAAACTAATTCTGGATGCTATTACCGAGCTTTTTGATCGTATCGTTGATAATAATCTCCTTGTCAGAAGAGTCAATATCACTGCGAATCATGTTATTGATGAAGCAGCTGTTCAAAAGATGGAAAGCTTTGAACAGCTTGATCTTTTTACGGACTATAAGACAGTACAGGCAAAAAAAGAAGAGGAAGAAGCTAAACTTGCACGGGAAAAGAAGTTACAGCAAGCCATGTTAGAGATAAAAAAGAAACATGGTAAGAACGCTATCTTAAAGGGTATGAACTTTGAGGAAGGAGCTACCACTGTAGACCGGAACAAACAGATTGGAGGACATAAAGCATGA
- a CDS encoding VOC family protein — protein sequence MKVGLQAYVKGSILIPLGALPWSSCCANVMDKYGIFWYISV from the coding sequence ATGAAGGTTGGATTACAAGCTTACGTAAAAGGAAGTATTCTGATTCCGTTGGGTGCCTTACCTTGGAGTTCCTGCTGTGCGAATGTAATGGATAAATACGGGATATTTTGGTATATAAGTGTATAG
- the gdhA gene encoding NADP-specific glutamate dehydrogenase has protein sequence MDYINEVLDMVVRKNPAENEFHQAVKEVLESLRPVVEVNEENYRREALLERLVEPDRQISFKVPWVDDKGYVQVNTGYRIQFNNAIGPYKGGLRLHPSVNRGIIKFLGFEQVFKNSLTGLPIGGAKGGSDFDPKGKSDREVLAFCKSFMTELYKYIGADTDVPAGDIGTGAREIGYLYGQYKKIRGTYEGVLTGKGLTYGGSLVRKEATGYGLVYLTEEMLKAHGHTLAEKIVAVSGSGNVAIYAVEKAAELGARVVTVSDSNGWIYDEAGIDIKALKEIKEVKRERLTEYLKYRPGAIYTEGRGVWNVKCDIALPCATQNELLLEDAKNLVANGCLAVAEGANMPTDLDATKYLQENGILFAPGKAANAGGVATSALEMSQNSERLSWSFEEVDEKLKLIMKNIFHNMSNAAREYNAEGNYVLGANIAGFLKVADAMLAQGIW, from the coding sequence ATGGATTATATAAATGAAGTCTTAGACATGGTAGTACGTAAGAACCCTGCTGAAAATGAATTTCATCAGGCAGTGAAAGAGGTATTAGAATCACTTCGTCCAGTTGTGGAAGTAAATGAAGAAAATTACCGCAGAGAAGCATTATTAGAAAGGCTGGTTGAACCGGACCGTCAGATTAGCTTTAAAGTACCCTGGGTAGATGACAAAGGATATGTGCAGGTAAATACCGGTTATCGTATCCAGTTTAACAATGCCATTGGGCCATATAAGGGAGGCTTAAGGCTGCATCCATCCGTTAATCGGGGAATCATCAAGTTCCTTGGTTTTGAACAAGTATTTAAGAATTCCCTTACCGGACTTCCTATTGGTGGAGCCAAGGGAGGATCAGACTTCGACCCCAAAGGAAAATCAGACAGGGAAGTATTAGCCTTTTGTAAGAGCTTTATGACAGAATTATATAAGTATATCGGGGCTGATACAGACGTACCCGCCGGAGATATCGGAACCGGTGCCAGAGAGATTGGTTATCTGTATGGACAATATAAGAAGATAAGAGGCACCTATGAAGGGGTACTTACCGGAAAAGGCCTTACCTATGGAGGCTCTCTTGTCAGAAAAGAAGCCACGGGTTATGGTCTGGTATATCTTACGGAAGAAATGTTAAAAGCCCATGGTCATACGCTGGCAGAGAAAATAGTTGCTGTATCTGGTTCCGGAAATGTAGCAATATATGCGGTAGAAAAAGCTGCTGAACTGGGAGCGAGAGTGGTAACAGTCAGCGATTCCAATGGATGGATATATGATGAAGCTGGCATTGATATAAAAGCTTTAAAAGAGATTAAGGAAGTAAAAAGAGAAAGACTGACAGAATATCTTAAGTATCGTCCCGGCGCAATATATACCGAAGGCCGTGGAGTATGGAACGTAAAATGCGACATAGCACTTCCCTGTGCTACCCAGAATGAATTACTGTTAGAGGATGCAAAGAACCTGGTAGCGAATGGTTGTCTCGCAGTTGCGGAAGGGGCTAATATGCCTACAGATCTTGATGCAACGAAATATCTGCAGGAGAACGGAATCCTCTTTGCTCCTGGAAAAGCAGCCAATGCCGGAGGTGTTGCAACTTCTGCTTTGGAAATGTCACAAAATAGTGAAAGACTAAGCTGGAGCTTTGAAGAAGTTGATGAAAAGCTAAAACTCATAATGAAAAATATATTCCATAATATGTCCAATGCAGCCAGAGAATATAATGCTGAAGGAAATTATGTCCTTGGAGCTAATATAGCCGGATTCTTAAAAGTTGCAGATGCCATGTTAGCGCAGGGCATCTGGTAG
- a CDS encoding DUF1648 domain-containing protein, with amino-acid sequence MKVARNKYDYIINILSVLCLLGVSIFLLVSWDKIPVKIPGHYNFAGKIDKITDKSSLKVLLAVNWGLFLFLSLIERFPGTWNTGVQVTERNREKVYRILKNMLGTLKLCVVLVFSYIILHSTSAENMPLLFVPVFIILLFGSIGFFGYQLKKA; translated from the coding sequence ATGAAAGTTGCCAGAAATAAATATGACTATATTATAAATATATTATCTGTACTATGCCTGTTAGGGGTATCGATTTTTTTGCTAGTATCCTGGGATAAGATACCTGTAAAAATACCCGGTCATTATAATTTTGCAGGGAAAATCGATAAAATCACTGATAAAAGCTCATTAAAAGTACTGCTGGCGGTTAATTGGGGATTGTTTTTATTTCTCTCTCTTATAGAAAGATTTCCCGGGACATGGAATACCGGAGTACAAGTAACAGAGCGGAATAGAGAGAAAGTATACAGAATCTTAAAAAACATGCTGGGGACATTAAAATTGTGTGTAGTTTTAGTTTTTTCTTATATCATTTTACATTCAACTTCAGCGGAAAATATGCCATTGCTGTTTGTGCCGGTTTTCATAATTTTGTTATTTGGTTCAATCGGTTTTTTTGGCTATCAGCTGAAGAAAGCTTAA